In one Thermanaerovibrio velox DSM 12556 genomic region, the following are encoded:
- a CDS encoding ATP-dependent helicase, producing MVVMRGSSVLDGLNPKQAEAVTYCDGNQLILAGAGSGKTRVLTRKIAYLIKEKGVLPSKILAVTFTNKAAAEMRQRVEKLLGGSLSGMRICTFHSYGLNFLRRNENLLMKMGYATPILVMDRTDQKRLIKQILKENNVDEQRVEVSWLVDAFSSAKEGDAPGSFFRGEAQRLFEIYRAKMRSQGALDFDDLITLPLEILSSNREVLERELESIDWILVDEYQDVNRSQYRLLKKLSSGGQRIVVVGDPDQAIYGWRGADVSMILNFDKDFLGAKVTVLEQNYRSTGNILEGANHVISRNSERPKKSLWTAAGRGEKIRIFKARDDAEDARYLVGWIEQLVSDGYSLGDMAILYRINALSRLYEQKLMEAGIPYKVIRGLGFYERKEVKDVLALMRLAIQPRDRVSFERMVNVPPRGIGAKSIEVAWSWIEGMASVEPLDLWRAAAKGEAPLKGRAREGFMELARGMLDMLEVRDSARDAVRYILENYGYGRYLEMEDPASFEDRMQNVKELLSVLPDGTIDQVLSEVALFSDADVSSDEDKVSLLTLHAAKGLEFPVVFMVGLEDGIFPNARCLDDRSLLEEERRLFYVGMTRARERLFLSGAARRVIFGSVMVNGFSRFLAEIPQDCVHLEDMTKEGPSFVHRGFDRRRWSW from the coding sequence ATGGTCGTTATGAGGGGATCTAGCGTGCTTGATGGGTTAAACCCCAAGCAGGCTGAAGCGGTTACGTATTGTGATGGGAACCAGCTAATCCTTGCTGGAGCGGGCAGTGGTAAGACCAGGGTTCTTACCCGCAAGATAGCTTACCTCATAAAGGAGAAGGGAGTCCTGCCCTCAAAGATATTGGCGGTTACCTTCACCAATAAGGCCGCAGCGGAGATGCGCCAGCGGGTTGAGAAGCTGCTTGGGGGTTCCCTTAGCGGCATGAGGATATGTACGTTTCATTCTTACGGCCTTAACTTTCTGCGCCGCAACGAAAACTTGCTCATGAAAATGGGGTACGCCACCCCAATCCTGGTGATGGATAGGACGGACCAAAAACGCCTTATAAAGCAGATCCTCAAGGAGAACAACGTCGACGAGCAAAGGGTTGAGGTCTCTTGGTTGGTGGATGCCTTCTCTTCCGCTAAGGAGGGGGATGCCCCGGGCTCGTTCTTTCGTGGCGAGGCCCAGAGGCTCTTCGAGATCTACAGGGCTAAGATGAGGTCCCAAGGAGCTTTGGACTTCGATGATCTGATAACCCTTCCACTGGAGATATTGTCTTCCAACCGGGAGGTCCTGGAGAGGGAATTAGAGTCTATAGATTGGATTTTGGTTGATGAGTACCAGGACGTTAACCGATCCCAGTACAGGCTTCTTAAGAAGCTCTCTTCCGGTGGACAGCGTATAGTGGTGGTGGGAGACCCCGATCAGGCCATATACGGTTGGCGGGGTGCCGATGTTAGCATGATACTTAACTTCGACAAGGACTTTCTGGGGGCCAAGGTCACGGTTTTGGAGCAGAACTACCGTTCAACCGGGAACATCCTGGAGGGGGCTAATCACGTAATATCCCGCAACTCTGAAAGACCAAAGAAGAGCCTGTGGACCGCCGCTGGCCGGGGGGAGAAGATAAGGATATTCAAGGCCAGGGACGACGCTGAAGATGCCAGATACCTCGTGGGTTGGATAGAACAGCTTGTAAGCGATGGATATTCGCTGGGAGACATGGCTATCCTTTATCGCATAAACGCCCTTAGCCGGCTTTATGAACAGAAGCTTATGGAAGCGGGGATACCGTATAAAGTCATAAGGGGCCTGGGCTTTTATGAGCGCAAGGAGGTAAAGGACGTCCTAGCCCTAATGAGGTTGGCGATTCAGCCAAGGGATAGGGTCTCATTTGAACGGATGGTTAACGTGCCTCCGAGGGGTATAGGTGCTAAGTCCATAGAGGTTGCCTGGAGCTGGATCGAAGGCATGGCTTCGGTCGAACCGCTGGACTTGTGGCGGGCAGCGGCCAAGGGGGAGGCGCCTCTTAAGGGACGAGCAAGAGAGGGTTTTATGGAACTGGCCCGGGGCATGCTTGATATGCTGGAGGTGCGTGACAGCGCAAGGGATGCGGTTCGCTACATCCTGGAGAATTACGGGTACGGCCGCTATCTGGAGATGGAGGACCCCGCTTCTTTTGAGGACCGGATGCAGAACGTGAAGGAGCTTCTGTCGGTCCTCCCTGATGGCACTATAGATCAAGTGCTCTCTGAGGTGGCCCTCTTCTCTGATGCGGACGTGAGCTCCGACGAGGATAAGGTTAGCCTACTAACCCTTCACGCCGCCAAGGGGCTGGAGTTCCCGGTGGTGTTCATGGTTGGTTTGGAGGATGGTATATTCCCTAATGCCAGATGTCTTGATGACAGGAGCCTCCTGGAGGAGGAGCGTAGGCTCTTCTACGTTGGGATGACAAGAGCTCGTGAACGGTTGTTCTTGTCCGGTGCTGCCAGGAGGGTGATATTCGGGAGCGTTATGGTGAATGGGTTCTCCAGGTTCCTTGCGGAGATACCGCAGGACTGCGTTCACCTGGAGGACATGACCAAGGAGGGACCCTCTTTTGTTCATCGTGGCTTTGACAGGAGACGTTGGAGCTGGTAA
- the pyrH gene encoding UMP kinase → MGRYNRVLLKLSGEILAGKSGFGLDLEEVSNICAEIADVAREGIQVAMVVGGGNIMRGQQAVQKGMERAQADSMGMLATVINALALQDSLERMGMSTRVQTAVEMRQVAEPFIRRRAIRHLEKGRIVIFAAGTGSPYFSTDTAAALRASEIGASCLLKATKVDGIYDDDPAKNPQAKRLSSVSYREALTKGLKIMDAAAFALCQENNIPIIVFDVLKRGNLRSLLVDDKPVGSVVCSNPVGC, encoded by the coding sequence ATGGGGCGATACAATAGGGTACTTCTCAAGCTGTCTGGCGAGATATTGGCTGGCAAAAGCGGATTTGGGCTTGACCTGGAGGAAGTGAGCAACATCTGCGCCGAGATCGCTGATGTGGCCCGTGAGGGCATCCAGGTGGCCATGGTGGTCGGCGGCGGTAACATAATGAGGGGACAGCAGGCGGTCCAGAAGGGAATGGAACGTGCTCAGGCGGACAGCATGGGCATGCTCGCCACGGTCATAAATGCCTTGGCCCTTCAGGATTCTTTAGAGAGAATGGGGATGAGCACAAGGGTTCAGACTGCGGTGGAGATGAGGCAGGTGGCTGAGCCGTTCATCCGCCGGAGGGCCATAAGGCATTTGGAAAAGGGGCGAATCGTAATCTTCGCCGCCGGCACCGGTTCGCCGTATTTCTCTACCGATACCGCAGCGGCCCTCAGGGCCTCGGAGATAGGGGCCTCATGCCTTTTGAAGGCCACCAAGGTGGATGGCATATACGACGACGACCCCGCTAAAAACCCGCAAGCCAAAAGGTTGTCTTCCGTCAGTTATAGGGAAGCCCTTACAAAGGGCCTCAAGATCATGGACGCCGCGGCCTTTGCGCTTTGCCAGGAGAACAACATTCCTATAATAGTATTTGATGTGCTTAAGAGGGGTAACCTAAGGTCCCTCTTAGTGGACGATAAGCCTGTGGGTTCGGTGGTTTGTTCTAATCCAGTGGGTTGTTAG
- the frr gene encoding ribosome recycling factor, whose amino-acid sequence MPQNQIKEMKQKTEKSIEHLRGTLQGIRTGRAHPALVEDIKVDYFGTLTPIKQMATVTVPESRQLVITPWDKTALKAIEKAIQSSSLGVTPKTDGDSVRVTLPELTKERRQELSKLVNKYAEEARVAIRNIRRDVLEAFKKMEKAGDISEDEHKKLQKEVQDHIDGAIKKVDQMAQEKEKEILND is encoded by the coding sequence ATGCCGCAGAACCAGATCAAGGAGATGAAGCAGAAGACGGAGAAATCCATTGAACACCTTAGGGGCACCTTGCAGGGCATAAGGACCGGTAGGGCCCATCCTGCCCTTGTGGAGGATATAAAGGTAGACTACTTCGGTACTCTTACCCCAATCAAACAGATGGCCACGGTAACCGTGCCTGAGTCCCGCCAGCTGGTCATCACCCCTTGGGATAAGACCGCCCTTAAGGCCATTGAAAAGGCCATACAGTCTTCCTCCCTTGGCGTCACCCCCAAGACCGATGGGGACTCGGTTAGGGTTACCCTGCCGGAGCTGACCAAGGAGCGCCGTCAGGAGCTCTCTAAGCTCGTTAACAAGTACGCCGAGGAGGCCAGGGTGGCCATAAGGAACATAAGGAGGGACGTGCTGGAGGCCTTCAAGAAGATGGAGAAGGCGGGGGACATAAGCGAGGATGAGCACAAGAAGCTCCAGAAGGAAGTTCAGGATCACATAGACGGGGCTATCAAAAAGGTGGATCAGATGGCTCAGGAGAAGGAGAAAGAGATTCTTAACGATTGA
- the hpf gene encoding ribosome hibernation-promoting factor, HPF/YfiA family has product MDVRFVARNVELQNSVKDLMEKKLGKLERFFDRILDTQVTVDFKRGMYVVEITSNINGMVMRGEDYAPDLRKAFEKSLKNIERQVKRHKDLLVDRLQLKTKDISFELESEPFSIEEEKPQEKVEIVKVKKFPVRVMTPQEAALQMDLLGHSFFLFRDGDTGDLNVVYRRKDGGYGVLKPEV; this is encoded by the coding sequence ATGGACGTACGCTTTGTAGCCCGCAATGTTGAGTTGCAGAACTCCGTCAAAGATCTTATGGAGAAGAAGCTGGGTAAGTTGGAGCGGTTTTTCGACCGCATCCTGGACACCCAGGTGACCGTTGACTTCAAGAGGGGAATGTACGTCGTGGAGATTACCTCCAACATAAACGGCATGGTAATGAGGGGGGAGGATTACGCGCCGGACCTCCGCAAGGCCTTTGAGAAGTCCCTTAAGAACATAGAGCGCCAGGTTAAGCGTCATAAGGATCTCCTGGTAGATCGCCTGCAGCTGAAGACCAAGGACATATCTTTTGAGCTGGAGTCCGAACCGTTCAGCATAGAGGAGGAAAAGCCTCAGGAGAAGGTGGAGATCGTAAAGGTCAAGAAGTTCCCGGTTAGGGTGATGACCCCTCAGGAGGCGGCGCTTCAGATGGATCTTTTGGGACACAGCTTCTTCTTGTTCCGTGATGGGGATACCGGGGATCTGAACGTGGTATATCGCCGTAAGGACGGGGGCTACGGGGTGCTTAAGCCCGAGGTCTAG
- a CDS encoding pyridoxal phosphate-dependent aminotransferase translates to MKRSLRAQRMAPSATLSLVNKAKALKMEGKKVISFAAGEPDFGSPQAACEAAIEAIKSQQTHYTPVAGIPELREAIKDYYRARMNLDYPVSQITVGSGGKPLLYEAIQVVVDPGDEVLLFTPAWVSYVEQIRLAEGREVLVDTLNTNLIPTREMVEKALSPNTKGMIINTPCNPTGAVWDSKVLEMLAQVARERDLWIIFDEMYERLVYGDAKHVNILQVAPDIKDRTLIVNGASKAYAMTGWRIGYALGPSQWISDINALQGHLNSNASSIAQWAALGAIKDGDEAVEFMRKAFESRRNRMVELLNDMPHVSFHVPEGAFYVFLNISNSPLKDDQEFSSRLLEEKWVAAVPGSAFFAPGYIRLSYSNSMEEIEEGMGRLKEFLSSI, encoded by the coding sequence ATGAAGCGGTCGTTGCGAGCCCAGCGGATGGCCCCATCCGCCACCTTGAGCCTGGTCAACAAGGCAAAGGCCCTGAAGATGGAGGGGAAGAAGGTCATCTCTTTCGCCGCCGGAGAGCCGGACTTCGGGAGCCCCCAAGCTGCCTGCGAAGCGGCGATAGAGGCCATAAAATCCCAGCAGACCCACTACACCCCCGTGGCGGGGATCCCAGAGCTTCGGGAGGCAATAAAAGACTATTACCGAGCTAGGATGAACCTGGACTATCCAGTGTCTCAGATAACCGTGGGCAGCGGGGGGAAGCCTCTCCTCTACGAGGCCATCCAAGTGGTAGTCGACCCCGGAGATGAAGTGTTGCTTTTCACCCCTGCCTGGGTAAGTTACGTTGAGCAGATACGTCTGGCCGAGGGGCGGGAGGTCTTGGTGGACACGTTGAACACCAACCTCATACCTACCAGAGAGATGGTGGAGAAAGCCCTGAGCCCCAACACCAAGGGGATGATCATCAACACCCCCTGCAATCCCACAGGGGCGGTTTGGGACTCCAAGGTGCTGGAGATGTTGGCTCAGGTAGCAAGAGAAAGGGATCTATGGATAATATTCGACGAGATGTATGAGCGGCTCGTCTACGGGGACGCAAAACACGTAAACATCCTCCAGGTGGCACCGGACATTAAGGACAGGACGCTAATCGTAAACGGGGCAAGCAAGGCCTATGCAATGACCGGATGGCGAATAGGTTACGCACTTGGCCCCTCCCAGTGGATAAGCGACATAAACGCCCTACAGGGACACCTGAACTCCAACGCCAGCTCCATAGCTCAATGGGCCGCCCTTGGGGCCATAAAGGACGGGGATGAGGCGGTTGAGTTCATGCGAAAGGCCTTCGAATCCAGAAGGAATAGAATGGTGGAGCTGCTAAACGATATGCCCCACGTCTCCTTCCACGTACCAGAGGGGGCTTTCTACGTCTTCCTTAACATATCCAACTCCCCTCTGAAGGACGATCAGGAGTTCTCATCAAGGCTGCTCGAGGAAAAATGGGTTGCAGCAGTTCCTGGCAGCGCATTCTTCGCCCCCGGATACATCAGGCTTTCCTACTCCAACTCCATGGAAGAGATCGAGGAAGGCATGGGACGTCTCAAGGAGTTCCTCTCCTCCATTTAG